The DNA segment cagtggATTATTAGGCTCTGTTCAGAACTATTTGGTATACACTAACAGTGTTTTGTTTATTAGAGCAGGTGCTGATTCATCATTTGCTGGGTTCCTTTTGATAGCCTTAACCATCTGCGTCATGTTAATTGGACCTGTCATAATATCATTCATCCCAATCTGTATAGTCGGCTCCCTCATTTTCTTACTGGGTTATGAGTTATTGGTGGAAGCATTGGTTGATACGTGGAATAAGTTGAATAGGTTTGAATACTTAACTGTTgtgattattgttttcacGATGGGTGTCTTTGATTTTGTCCTAGGTATTATCGTTGGCATTTTGATTGCatgtttttcattcttgGTCGATAGTACAAAATTACAAACCATTAACGGTGAATACAATGGGAATGTTGCAAAAAGTACAGTTTATCGTGACTATGTTCAAACTAAATTTCTAGACGGTATTGGAGAACAAATATACGTTTTGAAGCTTCAAAACGTTTTGTTTTTCGGAACGATCATAtcaattgaagagaaaattgaGAAATTATTACAAATTAGTAACAAAGATgcgaagaaaaggagaataAAGTACTTAATTTTGGACtttaaaaatatcaacGCCGACAATATTGACTATTCTGCAGCAGAAGGTTTCAATAGAATTAAGAGATTCACCGGAACCAAACGAATCAAATTAATTATATCTTCAATCAAGGAGAGAGACCGTATATACAACGCCTTCAATAACGTGGGGTTGTTGAATGATGTGGAATTATTTGCTGATTTAAATAGTGCTTTGGAATGGTGTGAGAAtgaatttctctttcagTATAAGCAGTTaagagaaaaagcaaaaaaacgcttggaagaaagaaagcaaaGTAGCGTCGCATCTGCAATAATGGCAGCCactcaaaacaaaaagatcGATGGGTTAGGAAATGGTTTAAGTACGGGAGAAAACAGAGACCATGCTAGAAACTTAATGTCACTTCCAACCAATACACCTCGTAATTATCAAATGCTTTCTGTGGCTCAAAATGTGTTTGTGAATGATGAACAAGCAGTAAAGAATTTCAAGATGGAATACAAGAATGATGAACCAATCCTGCCTATTTTGCTATTTGCGTTAAAGCAATATCGACCTGATATCATATCCGAAATCCAAACGgtaagagaaaaagaaattaaattTTGGGCACAACTGTGCCCCTATTTCACCAGACGCAGATTAGCAAGTCAATCACTATTACTACATGCAGACAACATATTCTTCCTGGTAGAAACAGGTATGTTGAAGGCAACATACGAATTACCGCAAGGTACATTGTACGAGATTTTCTCAAATGGTACATGCTTTGGAAAAATCATTGCCCCAGGGAATGCTATGCCTAGAGAACAGAAACTTACCATCGAAACAGAGACGGACTCTGTACTATGGGTTATAGATTCTAGctctttaaaaaaaatgaaagaagaaaacctGGCACTATATGTGGAGGTTACGCTAATGGTTATGTGCATTAAAGACACCAGATTTAAAGAATTACTAGGCTACACACTTGTTAGCGCATGAGAatgtatttatttatttttttgttcatatattgtgaaaaattaatCATTTTAATATCACATAAAAGCAGAGTTTTGCTGCATCTATATAAGAAAGACCGTTATTGGTACCTATCATCCCTATTATAAAATCTTTGTATTTATATCTTTACTTCCGGAATTTTTGCTGCGCGATTTTCTTGCATGAGGCCCCTATCGTGAAGCAAAAAGTGACGAGTCCCATCGATGACCAAACTACCTATTCTATCGACACGAATGCTttcttgaaggaaaaatcactatttttttatactAACATGCTAAAACAAATTACATCGAGTAGTTGTGCGGCCAATTCATTTCCGTACCAACTAATTAAAAGTCATAGCAAGATAACAACGTAAATCATGCCTGTCCCATCTGTTTCTGTCACAACCGATAATGAATACGAAGACATTTCGTCTTTTTCCTCCATTGACTCCTACAAGCCAGAGCCCTTTACTGGGTTCAAGGATTCCCAAGCTCCAGAGCAGCCTCTTTTGAAGAACGATACTATCGTTGGGAAGGCACAATCAGAGAATGAGGAAAATATAGATGAACAGCATCGTCATTCAGATGTGTACTCTCATCACAGTTCCAGTACTTTGAAAAGACCATCTTCTAACTCAATAGAAAAGATGATTACACACAATGCATTGGAGGGAAATTCAGAGACGGCAGATTCTCTAAAGAGGGAAGGGTTGAACCTGAACAAGAAAGCTCTTCCCGACATTACTGCTCCAGTGACAAACTCAGCCCACAACGGTGCATTTCCAGAAGAATATCGTTTAGAAACTGAAACTGGGTTAGTCAAGTTGAAAACACTTGAAACTTTAAAGAGGGAGGACTCCCGTGTTTCTTCAGCCAAAAAAGAACATACTAACGATCATGCGGATGCACATTCCACGCGATCCAAGGTTACTACGTACTCCCAAGGCTCTTCCTTGGAGTCAGACAAATTGAATATGGCAGtagagaaaaacaagaaaaaaattgaacagtACCGAAAACACAAGTCAGAAAAAGGAATCAAGGGCTTCTTTCAcagaatttttgattaaGAACTGTATGGGGTCGACTGCTTGTCTCGAGTACTTACTTCAGCAAGCTTTTTCCCTAATGTCTCCAACAAGTCTCGATGTCTGTGAAGCTTTCAGCTTTTTCGCGCTATTACCAAAATGTTAAAAAAACAGCGTCCCCCTTAAAGTGGAGTAATGTGATACATGAAATAAGACAGttaagaaaacaaaacaaaagctTACAGCTAGTATCAAACTTATAATTGGAGTTTCAAAAGATCAAGAACTATAGCCTTAACCATGTGCATCTTAATGGCTACAAGGGCGCATCCTGACTATGAACTCATCTTAATATCTAATAGAGACGAATTCTTGGCAAGAAAAACGCATGCCACATGCTGGCACAATGATGATTTCATCCTTTCACCATACGACCTAGCCAAAACATCAAAGgagaaacaaatttttggcACTTGGTCTGGTATAAATAGAGAAGGGAAGTTAGCCACTATTCTCAATCTAAAGCTCGACGGTCAGCGAGATACcataaaatcaaaatccCGTGGTCTGCTACCATTCACCTTTTTGTCAACTCATAAGgcagattttcaaaattgggATAATTACGACAAGTTTGAGATGAACTATGATGGGCTGAATACTACAGGTGattttaatttcttctACGGCGATGTTATTGAAAAGCAGTATAAACTTATCGATTCCTTAGGAAGAACTTTCAACGTCTTGGATTCTACCTGTAAAAGTAATCTTAATTCTTACATGGCTGTTTCTAATGGTGAATTTTATAATAGTCCCAGCATATCAGAGCAAGCCTGGAAGAAAGTGAAGGTTGCCCGTGATGGTTTAGAGAAATTAGTTTTAGGAAACATCGATTCAGATGAGGAAACCATAATATCGAATTGCTTCCAACTCGCTTCGAAGTCTTCCGTTCCAGGCACCGCTTCAAAACCGAATGCTTTACAAATGCTTGCTGATCCAAATGTAATCATGAACACCATATATGTGCCACCCTTACGAAGGCCTCCAGACGATGACTTGGGCGCCTCGATACCAGATGGAGATTATTATGGCACCCGCTCTCAGATAGTGTTGCTTGTGAGCAAAAATTCTTCTAAGGTTACCTTTATAGAGAGAATACTATATAGTtcagatgaagatgtgAACCACTATTCGGTTGCTActccaaaagaagagaaaagattCGAATTTAAACTGTAAATGGCTTTTCATCAAACTAGCTTTGGAtattcatttattttttcaaaaaatttgcacGTTACACAGCGGTTATACTTTTTTGGATGTCTCCATTGGTTTCAAGCCTTTAGAGATATCATAACTTCTACACGATCTTTGCCAAACTTAAAAGTCTAGTATACtcgttttgaaaaaatatcacctTGTCAGCAACCAAGGTGAATGCTATATACCTGttctatttttatatagGTATCAATACCGTAAAATCTAATTCTTTGCATATACTAAATGTCCAAATATTCCATGGCGTAGGCAGGTAGGGCTTGTTTTTGAGAAGTTGTACTGCCAGAACTCAAAGTAGCAAACCCGTGCTGTGAACCCTTTATGTCAATTAGGTTCCATAATTCTGTATTTCTTTCAGCAATTTTCACTTGTTTATCGATATATAATGTCAGGTTCTCCAAAAGGGCGCCTTCTAATGAAAATAGCCCGATGGAATCCAGGACTAGCGACAGCAGTTGGAATAACTGCGAACTGTGATTATGATTGAATCCTTCTAATGGACCATCTTCTTCGGTGTTTGTTATgcattcaatgaaattttggatGTCTAGCTTGCTtagttttttcatttcttgtttGATAGAGTCTCTTGTGAAGTCTTGCAAAACTCTAAACGAGATGTCTAATAATAGCTCTCTGTTTCTAATAGAAAACAATTCCTCAAGCAATTCGTTCAATGGTAAATTGGGGCACGTTACAATTGCCTGTTTAAACAACCTTGGTTGGTCCCTCAAAAGAGATAACAAGCCATGTGTGCGATTCAGTGGGAACAGTGGATGGGTAAGAAGAAATGTTAAAGCCTTAGGATAGTCGTTTCCGCcaaattttagaaaaattagaTCTAACACTTTGTTCAAGAATCCAGGGTCAGAAATAAACCTATCTTTTTCGGTATAGTGCTCTTCTTTGACTTTCAAGTCgttgaaaaagatttcATCGAACGAAGCAatgtcattatttttgagGACTGAGAGCTTCTCAATGACTTCATCGTAGTGAAAGATTGGTACATTAATGTTCCCATCAATGTCGTTACGTTTCACCATGTTGTTAGTTACGTCCTCATCATCGAATAACGGTTTTAAAATGACAGAagcatcattttttcctaCTTGAAAGCTTTTACCTAATGAATCCTTCAATGTATTAGTTCCTACATCAATATTGATTATTTCCAAGGAGGAAGTTGGATTTGGACCATTCTTCGTTGAGATACCAATTGCTAtagtttttgaattatGTGATTTCTCAGAATCAATCAATGCAGATTTTAATAGTTGGAAAGTTTTGACATGGGTTAATTCTCTGTGGTTCAAAATAGAACAATGCAATAAGTCTAGCAGGTAAATGATGTTGTTCACAGTCAATAAAATTCTGTTTACTGAAACAGGTTGAAAAGAGATCAAATCGTCTTCAGAATTGGATTTATTGATTAATGGAAGCTCAATGATTTGCTGTAATTGGCAATGTGGCAAAGAATAAACGTATATCTTACCTTGGTTCAATTTATAAAGCTTACCGAACTGGTAACAAAGCTTAGAGCTTTCGAAAGAGAATCCTTCGATGATTGTAGATGATAGCTCTTTTATAGGTGAATTGTCCTTGCTCTCAAAATCTGATAATTCGAGCATTTTGTAGCAAACTTTATCATCCTCCAATGGACACAagacaaaaacaaaatcaGTGCCATTTTCAGTAAACCACTTAGCATATTTCAAGTTATCATATGAAATGTCAAACGAATATAAAAGTTTTAGTTTTAAGTCATAAAATTCAATCAAACCATTCTGCAAAACGGCAATTATTAAGCTATTTTTGGCGTCAATTTTGATATTCATAACTTTGGCTTTCGTTTTGATCTTGTGCTGGGATAAGAAGTCATCCGCGCCTGCATGCCTCCTGCTGTCAATACTATCCTCAACCAAGTGCTCATTTGAGgtatttttattactttCTAGCATTTTAGTGGTAACATTTAATGTGTAATTACCCTTGTTTACCATTGATCCAAATGACCAGATTTCaatattcctttttgtttgtGAGTTGGcagctttttcttcgtcattACTGTCGTCATTGCTAATCTTTAAATCTTCCTCAACGTTAACTTGAACTTCCGCGGCACTGCATGCAGTAATAACGTTTGTAGAGGGTATTGGGTAGTCAAACGTTAATTTTGGTGTTGGATTAATAATATATTGAGATATGGATGATCCGGAAATACCTAGCGTTATGTTATTCGTGGATTCATTGAAGGTACCGTCTGCAACTTGAACATAATCCGCTTGTAAAGAGAAATTGCTCAAGGAAGCAATTTTCGGAAGAGTTGCTAATCGAAATGGCTGAGACAAAGATGGCATTTTAGATATTCACTGCAcctcaaaatattttgctgTTTAAAGGGCTTCGGATGTGACACTCATTAAAGTATGTTGAATGGTAAACTCATCccatcaaatttttcaaattttctggGCATCTAATacaaaagagagaaaatttttggaaaacataGAGGCGCCCGTCAGTAATGACGAAGAAAGTGTGGAATACAAGAAACAAATCTAGCGATGAGGACCTCATAAGGCCATATGTCTTGGAAGGGGAATAACAAATACAATTATATCTTGTCAAGGTATTAGAATAAAATGGAATTAGACAAATTGGACCAAAAGCTGAAGGTGctaaaaaggaaaggaGTTAATGTGTCTATAAAAAACAGGAAGTTGGCTGATAGAGAGATTCAGGAAGCAGGTTTAAACCGGAAACCAAAAGTCTACAGCATGGAAGATGTGAATGACGGAGCCGAACCAGTAGAGGATGCGGAAACATCTGATAAAGATAAAGCTTTTCATTACACCGTTCAGGAGTATAATGCATGGAAACAGAAGCAGaatcaaaggaaaaatggGCAAGGCCAACGCAGTGGGAATTCATACGATCAAGTCGCGAAATTGAGTTATGAAAAGACTTTAAGGAATCTCGTTACACAGAACTccaataaaaatgaaaactcGGTCAATAAAAATGACAGTAATAGCTCACCGAAAAATGGTGCGATCcataaaattcaaagaaatatcaaaacaggtaagattgaaattgtagatgatgataaattAGTAAATAAGTTAGCTTTTACTTTGGAATCTGAATCAAAGAAGAGATATGAGGCAAGGAGAAAGCAAATGGAAAATGCCAAAACACCATCTAGCGTTGAAAGCTTTATTAATGATAAGAATAAacaattcaatgaaaaattgagcAGAGAGCCAAAAGATTCGAACtgaatttctctttttgttttgagtATCAGTGAAAAGGCAAAAGATAGTTCTGGAttctttcttgattgtCACATGAGCAGCTAGGTATACAAGGTAAGAAAATATAGGGACATGcatatttttatcaaaaggTGTTAAAGAGAAATtggttgaagaaatattgATTGAGTAAATATTAGTACGTAAAACGGTTATAAAAGGGTAGAGTTGATAgagaagtaaaaaaaattggataaATTGTCGAtagtcaaagaaaaacggAAATCACGGTATTACATTATTAAGAATTGGCTTATCTTTGAccaaaaaaagtggaaTGGTATCCCTCTCAGGCATACATAACATCTTCTTCGGTATGATATTCATACAATGAGTCATCCTTTGGGACAAGTATCTCATTTTTTGGCGAATGGCTATTTGGGATGTTGTGCTTTTCAGCCGCATGTAAACCTTCGGCTTGTTTGTGTTGCTTGCCCAAAATTTCCTGTTTCAAAGCTTCATCAGAACTCTTTTGACGAGTTTGTTCCTCGATAGCCTTTTCACCTTGCAGTCTTgttctttctctcttgaCTGCTTCtaattctttctcttcGGCTGCTAATTTATCCTGTAGTTCAGTCAATTGATCATTATATGTTTGCTTAACTTGAGTGATCTGCTGTTCGTGATCTAATTGGGCTTGATGAGCCTGTTCTTCTAGCTCTTGACGTTGTTTTTCCAATAGGTTCTCTTCTTTacgttttctttcttcgGCTTCCAGCTTTAACTGTTCTTCGTGAGCACGACGTTCGTCTTCAAGTCTCTTGGTAATTGCCGATAACTCGGTTTTTTCATTCGCGTTTTCTTGTCTGATTATAGTCattttgttcaataaaGTGGATACTTGATTGTCAATATCGTTAATCTGGGGCAGGTACTCTTTATTCTCCACACTCTCCAAGGTTTGCACATTTCTTTCATGCAActttttattctcttcAGTTTGAGCAATCAagtcttcctttttcttttgcaaagCATCGATCTCATTTTGAACTTTGCTCTGTTTCAAATTGATCTGAttaatcttgaaaatttgggCATCCAACTGTTGAGATAAATTACTTAGATTTGTGGTCCAATCATTGAACTCCTTTTGGACGTTCGTCTTTGCACTGTTTAACTCGTCAATTTCCGATTTAACAGCGGTTTGCTTACCCAAAACTTCATCCTTCTCCTGtaatttttggtttttcatattctcAGTATCTTTGAATATCATtagttttttattattatgcGCGGTGTTAACGTCTATGATTTGTTTAACCAATCTGTTTTTGCTAACTTCGATCTTCTCGGAAGTTTCCTTTCTCATGGCCTTCATTGAGTTTTCAATCTCATCGATTTGGTTTTGTAGGTCTTGCAATCTCTCGCTATATCCGGTACTTGTTGCATCGTATTtggctttttcttttgctttaAGATCAGCCAGCCATGCCTGATGAACTTTCTCATCGTAGTTGATTTTGTCATAAACAGCTTTTGATAAATAACCGTGTTCTTTGGTCTTGACAATTAATTCAGGGTTTTCTGGAGTAGCCACTGGATTCGAAGGAGCCGTAACGCCACCTTTTTGGGCAGATGAAGAGGTTGGACTTTTCCATAAAGCAAAAATACCGgttctttccttctttggaCGTTCTTTGAAGGGAACCTTTGGGGCTTTGCTGGGGTCTATTGGTGCTTTATCTTCTACAGATTCTGCCTCTGAAGTTTCGGGTGTAGAAGTTTCCTCACCGTGTTCTTCAACAGATGATTGTTCCGAtttctcatcttcttcatcatggACCTCTTCTGTCTGGCCCTCTTCAGTAGGGTTCACCTCCTTTACTACAGATGTTTCCGACTTTGATTCTTCTGTTGGTAAGACAGCCGATTCTGGAACATTGCTCTGAGATGTAACGGCAGGTTCTGGGACGTCAACCTGAGTTGTGACCGCCGTAGGTTCCGCCACgcttccttcatttttgagGGCCACTGGTTCCTGAGCACCTTCCCCGTTTCCAGCGGCTGCCTTTTCCACTGAGGTAGTCTCACTTGCCTTATCGTCCTGTTCCTCCTCTATGGAAGTAGCCTCATCGCCGCTATCCCCCACAGCGCTACTAGTTGGCGCGGTGGTCGTCGTAATCTTAGTCATATCCGCTGCAGCAGCCTCACCTGCAATTTCATTGCCTTTGGACGTCGTACTGTCCTCTTTATCTGATGAAGATAGAGAGGAATCAGCGGAAGTGGCAGCGTCATCGTTCCCATCGCTTGTTAAGTCAGTAATCTTCTGgcattct comes from the Saccharomyces kudriavzevii IFO 1802 strain IFO1802 genome assembly, chromosome: 7 genome and includes:
- the SKDI07G3730 gene encoding uncharacterized protein (similar to Saccharomyces cerevisiae YGR126W; ancestral locus Anc_3.486); translation: MPVPSVSVTTDNEYEDISSFSSIDSYKPEPFTGFKDSQAPEQPLLKNDTIVGKAQSENEENIDEQHRHSDVYSHHSSSTLKRPSSNSIEKMITHNALEGNSETADSLKREGLNLNKKALPDITAPVTNSAHNGAFPEEYRLETETGLVKLKTLETLKREDSRVSSAKKEHTNDHADAHSTRSKVTTYSQGSSLESDKLNMAVEKNKKKIEQYRKHKSEKGIKGFFHRIFD
- the SKDI07G3770 gene encoding uncharacterized protein (similar to Saccharomyces cerevisiae YGR130C; ancestral locus Anc_3.492); translation: MLFNTNRQDEDPFTQLINQSSANAQNQREQQEEKPYQFLQKVVSNEPKGKEEWVSPFRQDALSRNQNNRLYVADAKNKKFPTVSATSAYSKQQPKDLGYKNIPKNAKRAKDIRFPTYLTKNEERQYQLLTELELKEKHLKYLKECQKITDLTSDGNDDAATSADSSLSSSDKEDSTTSKGNEIAGEAAAADMTKITTTTAPTSSAVGDSGDEATSIEEEQDDKASETTSVEKAAAGNGEGAQEPVALKNEGSVAEPTAVTTQVDVPEPAVTSQSNVPESAVLPTEESKSETSVVKEVNPTEEGQTEEVHDEEDEKSEQSSVEEHGEETSTPETSEAESVEDKAPIDPSKAPKVPFKERPKKERTGIFALWKSPTSSSAQKGGVTAPSNPVATPENPELIVKTKEHGYLSKAVYDKINYDEKVHQAWLADLKAKEKAKYDATSTGYSERLQDLQNQIDEIENSMKAMRKETSEKIEVSKNRLVKQIIDVNTAHNNKKLMIFKDTENMKNQKLQEKDEVLGKQTAVKSEIDELNSAKTNVQKEFNDWTTNLSNLSQQLDAQIFKINQINLKQSKVQNEIDALQKKKEDLIAQTEENKKLHERNVQTLESVENKEYLPQINDIDNQVSTLLNKMTIIRQENANEKTELSAITKRLEDERRAHEEQLKLEAEERKRKEENLLEKQRQELEEQAHQAQLDHEQQITQVKQTYNDQLTELQDKLAAEEKELEAVKRERTRLQGEKAIEEQTRQKSSDEALKQEILGKQHKQAEGLHAAEKHNIPNSHSPKNEILVPKDDSLYEYHTEEDVMYA
- the SYF2 gene encoding Syf2p (similar to Saccharomyces cerevisiae SYF2 (YGR129W); ancestral locus Anc_3.490); translated protein: MELDKLDQKLKVLKRKGVNVSIKNRKLADREIQEAGLNRKPKVYSMEDVNDGAEPVEDAETSDKDKAFHYTVQEYNAWKQKQNQRKNGQGQRSGNSYDQVAKLSYEKTLRNLVTQNSNKNENSVNKNDSNSSPKNGAIHKIQRNIKTGKIEIVDDDKLVNKLAFTLESESKKRYEARRKQMENAKTPSSVESFINDKNKQFNEKLSREPKDSN
- the VSB1 gene encoding Vsb1p (similar to Saccharomyces cerevisiae YGR125W; ancestral locus Anc_3.485); translated protein: MGRTIRRRRSNSSLSEAISVSLGINQDSSKNKMHRASVSAMSPPLCRSYMSGFFTGGSSPMVKNMSDSKLPFSNKQHPTVIHGSENLHRQTAQLSNEFCSSSVEENSPTIKDYMDIIDSDDRKDDQSMRTIVENIDEEYSDEYSRLLLSPASSNVDDERNRALQSGPISELEDDYGGGYQSLRPSHNLRFRPRNIWQWCTSFPFKFAHYLPAAVLGLLLNILDALSYGMIIFPITEPVFSHLGPTGISMFYISTIISQAVYSGGWSSFPSGIGSEMIEITPFYHTMALAVKDALEGNDDEIITTTIFCYVISSMLTGVVFYVLGKLRLGKIVGFFPRHILIGCIGGVGYFLIITGIEVTTRVAKFEYSWPFFSGLFTNYDTLAKWLLPVLLTVILIGTQRYFKNSLVLPTFYILTLVLFHFIVAIIPTLSLDTLREAGWIFPIANSDSKWYDHYKLFNVHKVHWSLVLQQIPTMMALTFFGILHVPINVPALAMSLQMDKYDVDRELIAHGYSNFFSGLLGSVQNYLVYTNSVLFIRAGADSSFAGFLLIALTICVMLIGPVIISFIPICIVGSLIFLLGYELLVEALVDTWNKLNRFEYLTVVIIVFTMGVFDFVLGIIVGILIACFSFLVDSTKLQTINGEYNGNVAKSTVYRDYVQTKFLDGIGEQIYVLKLQNVLFFGTIISIEEKIEKLLQISNKDAKKRRIKYLILDFKNINADNIDYSAAEGFNRIKRFTGTKRIKLIISSIKERDRIYNAFNNVGLLNDVELFADLNSALEWCENEFLFQYKQLREKAKKRLEERKQSSVASAIMAATQNKKIDGLGNGLSTGENRDHARNLMSLPTNTPRNYQMLSVAQNVFVNDEQAVKNFKMEYKNDEPILPILLFALKQYRPDIISEIQTVREKEIKFWAQLCPYFTRRRLASQSLLLHADNIFFLVETGMLKATYELPQGTLYEIFSNGTCFGKIIAPGNAMPREQKLTIETETDSVLWVIDSSSLKKMKEENLALYVEVTLMVMCIKDTRFKELLGYTLVSA
- the SKDI07G3740 gene encoding uncharacterized protein (similar to Saccharomyces cerevisiae YGR127W; ancestral locus Anc_3.487); this translates as MATRAHPDYELILISNRDEFLARKTHATCWHNDDFILSPYDLAKTSKEKQIFGTWSGINREGKLATILNLKLDGQRDTIKSKSRGLLPFTFLSTHKADFQNWDNYDKFEMNYDGLNTTGDFNFFYGDVIEKQYKLIDSLGRTFNVLDSTCKSNLNSYMAVSNGEFYNSPSISEQAWKKVKVARDGLEKLVLGNIDSDEETIISNCFQLASKSSVPGTASKPNALQMLADPNVIMNTIYVPPLRRPPDDDLGASIPDGDYYGTRSQIVLLVSKNSSKVTFIERILYSSDEDVNHYSVATPKEEKRFEFKL
- the UTP8 gene encoding Utp8p (similar to Saccharomyces cerevisiae UTP8 (YGR128C); ancestral locus Anc_3.489) translates to MPSLSQPFRLATLPKIASLSNFSLQADYVQVADGTFNESTNNITLGISGSSISQYIINPTPKLTFDYPIPSTNVITACSAAEVQVNVEEDLKISNDDSNDEEKAANSQTKRNIEIWSFGSMVNKGNYTLNVTTKMLESNKNTSNEHLVEDSIDSRRHAGADDFLSQHKIKTKAKVMNIKIDAKNSLIIAVLQNGLIEFYDLKLKLLYSFDISYDNLKYAKWFTENGTDFVFVLCPLEDDKVCYKMLELSDFESKDNSPIKELSSTIIEGFSFESSKLCYQFGKLYKLNQGKIYVYSLPHCQLQQIIELPLINKSNSEDDLISFQPVSVNRILLTVNNIIYLLDLLHCSILNHRELTHVKTFQLLKSALIDSEKSHNSKTIAIGISTKNGPNPTSSLEIINIDVGTNTLKDSLGKSFQVGKNDASVILKPLFDDEDVTNNMVKRNDIDGNINVPIFHYDEVIEKLSVLKNNDIASFDEIFFNDLKVKEEHYTEKDRFISDPGFLNKVLDLIFLKFGGNDYPKALTFLLTHPLFPLNRTHGLLSLLRDQPRLFKQAIVTCPNLPLNELLEELFSIRNRELLLDISFRVLQDFTRDSIKQEMKKLSKLDIQNFIECITNTEEDGPLEGFNHNHSSQLFQLLSLVLDSIGLFSLEGALLENLTLYIDKQVKIAERNTELWNLIDIKGSQHGFATLSSGSTTSQKQALPAYAMEYLDI